One window of Vitis riparia cultivar Riparia Gloire de Montpellier isolate 1030 chromosome 5, EGFV_Vit.rip_1.0, whole genome shotgun sequence genomic DNA carries:
- the LOC117914960 gene encoding squamosa promoter-binding-like protein 7, protein METSSLPPPLQQSPSPTGRPRVSEMEVQHPMTEDASALWDWGDLLDFSVDDPFTISFDSDHNLEVSPSPEPLTREAPDAMERVRKRDPRLTCENFLAGRIPCACPELDEMILEEGAPGKKRVRTARPAAGRARCQVTGCEADISELKGYHRRHRVCLRCANASVVILDGHNKRYCQQCGKFHILSDFDEGKRSCRRKLERHNNRRRRKPIDSGGTVEKEIQGELISEDAAHDGEADKDSLCLSSQLIEREPLLESEDGQFSTLCSVPGSQNIQSDGIVSFVGSGEAQIDGGKNDSKYTLSSSYCDNKSAYSSPCPTGRISFKLYDWNPAEFPRRLRHQIFQWLASMPIELEGYIRPGCIILTIFIAMPKFMWDKLLEDPASYVHDFVAAPGKMLSGRGNVLVYLNNMIFRVTEDGTSVMKVEVKMQAPKLHYVHPNCFEAGKPMEFVACGSNLLRPKFRFLVSFAGKYLSYDYHVVFPRGKIEGDTAGSLDHEFCKIYIPHTEPNAFGPAFIEVENDHGLSNFIPIFIGDKEICSEMKILQHRFDASLCSKGSQFFAKDPSDSCKVSVLGQTAFSEFILDIAWILKEPASENIQRSLTSSHIQRFNCLLNFLIHNESTTILEKILQSLKVLIDNMDLNIQVNGATDTDLRLLYKYMDHASKILHQKLHSSGGLVLHSGNSVTKGDHPSCFHNNMLPVIFPPEDTKISANGGLAAMASSTSTDRSETASLLNREVVMNMNSIKEQPRKSCSLIFSKKAMTSRPFLYMIVAAAACFGICAVLLHPHEVGKLAVSIRRCLFDNS, encoded by the exons ATGGAGACATCATCACTTCCACCGCCGCTGCAACAATCGCCATCGCCAACGGGAAGGCCGAGGGTTTCAGAGATGGAAGTTCAACATCCGATGACCGAAGACGCTTCGGCTCTATGGGATTGGGGAGACCTTCTCGATTTCTCTGTTGACGATCCATTTACCATCTCCTTTGACTCCGATCACAATCTGGAGGTTTCGCCGTCACCGGAGCCGTTGACTCGCGAGGCGCCGGACGCTATGGAGAGGGTGCGGAAGCGGGATCCTAGGTTGACCTGTGAGAATTTTTTGGCGGGTCGGATTCCTTGCGCGTGTCCGGAGCTCGATGAGATGATTTTGGAGGAGGGTGCCCCGGGAAAGAAGAGGGTCCGGACTGCGCGACCAGCCGCGGGAAGGGCTCGGTGTCAGGTGACGGGTTGTGAGGCTGATATTAGTGAGCTGAAAGGGTATCATCGACGGCATAGGGTTTGTCTCCGTTGCGCGAATGCTAGTGTCGTTATTCTGGATGGACATAATAAGCGATACTGTCAACAGTGTGGGAA GTTTCACATCTTGTCAGATTTTGATGAGGGTAAACGCAGTTGTCGAAGAAAATTAGAGCGTCACAATAATAGACGACGTAGAAAACCTATTGATTCTGGAGGCACAGTTGAAAAGGAAATTCAAGGGGAACTTATATCTGAAGATGCTGCTCATGATGGTGAAGCAGATAAAG ATAGTTTGTGCTTGAGCAGCCAGCTAATCGAAAGGGAACCATTGTTGGAGTCTGAAGATGGACAATTTTCCACCCTTTGCTCAGTGCCTGGTTCCCAGAATATTCAGAGCGATGGTATTGTATCTTTTGTGGGTTCTGGAGAAGCCCAAATTGATGGAGGCAAAAATGATTCCAAATATACCCTTTCTTCATCTTACTGTGATAATAAGAGTGCTTACTCATCCCCC TGCCCTACGGGTCGGATTTCGTTCAAGCTCTATGATTGGAATCCTGCTGAATTTCCCAGACGACTTAGGCACCAA ATTTTCCAGTGGTTGGCTAGCATGCCTATCGAGTTGGAGGGCTATATCCGTCCTGGGTGTATCATCTTAACAATTTTTATTGCAATGCCAAAGTTTATGTGGGACAAG TTGTTGGAAGATCCTGCTTCATATGTACATGACTTTGTTGCTGCACCTGGAAAGATGCTATCTGGAAGAGGCAATGTACTTGTTTATCTAAACAACATGATTTTTCGTGTTACAGAAG ATGGTACTTCTGTGATGAAAGTTGAGGTAAAGATGCAAGCCCCAAAGCTCCACTATGTGCATCCTAACTGTTTTGAGGCTGGCAAGCCCATGGAGTTTGTTGCTTGTGGAAGTAACCTGCTTCGACCTAAATTTAG GTTTCTAGTATCTTTCGCTGGAAAGTATCTGTCTTATGATTACCATGTTGTGTTCCCTCGGGGTAAGATTGAAGGTGACACTGCTGGTAGTTTGGACCATGAATTCTGCAAGATATACATCCCTCATACTGAGCCCAATGCCTTTGGCCCTGCATTTATTGAG GTTGAGAATGACCATGGCTTATCCAACTTCATTCCTATTTTTATTGGAGACAAAGAAATTTGTTCGGAAATGAAGATATTGCAGCATAGATTTGATGCATCTCTCTGTTCCAAAGGATCACAGTTTTTTGCTAAAGATCCATCTGACTCGTGCAAGGTTTCAGTATTGGGACAAACTGCATTTTCTGAATTTATTTTAGATATAGCCTGGATACTCAAGGAGCCTGCATCGGAGAATATTCAGCGAAGTTTAACCTCTTCACATATTCAGAGATTTAATTGTTTACTGAACTTTCTAATACACAATGAGTCGACCACCATCTTGGAGAAAATATTACAATCTCTGAAGGTTTTGATAGATAACATGGACTTAAACATTCAGGTTAATGGCGCCACTGATACTGATTTGAGGCTGCTTTATAAGTACATGGATCATGCTAGTAAGATTCTTCATCAGAAACTTCACAGTAGTGGGGGTTTAGTACTGCATTCTGGAAATTCTGTGACAAAAGGGGATCATCCTAGCTGCTTCCACAACAACATGCTCCCTGTTATCTTTCCCCCTGAG GACACAAAAATAAGCGCAAATGGTGGGTTGGCAGCAATGGCAAGTTCAACTTCCACAGATAGAAGTGAAACTGCCTCACTATTGAACAGAGAGGTTGTTATGAATATGAACTCAATCAAGGAACAGCCAAGGAAATCCTGCAGCCTTATTTTCTCAAAGAAAGCCATGACCTCACGACCTTTTCTTTATATGATTGTTGCCGCTGCCGCTTGTTTTGGGATATGTGCTGTCCTTCTCCACCCTCATGAGGTTGGCAAATTGGCAGTGTCTATCCGCAGGTGTTTGTTTGACAATTCTTAG